The genome window agtggtacacctcatgagtacccacatgattatcttgaccgctgccatgaggtactgctgaacatgggtatagttgagaccaatggggttgattttgctgtatttcagatgaagggttccgccaagaggtggtggagagattatacattggccaaaccagttggatcgcctgcacttacctgggagcagttctctcagctatttctggagaagttccttcctatcacactgagagaggattaccgcaagcaatttgGGCGTCTACAGCAGGGTAGTATAAGTCCCGTTTTTGTATTTGGCCTATCATGCTCTCCCTTTACTACCTACTGAGAGATAtagagtgaggagatttattgagggactcactcaccctatcaggatttagatggccaaggagaccggaagtgagatttcttttcaggcgactgctaatgtcgcgaggcggatcgagatagttcttgcataggagcagaggtctgataagaggcctcgtcaataAAGTGGTTTTAGTGgttcctcgtctggaggcaggggtaattttggtaggggtcatcctcccagacagTTTCATTCGGCACTTCATGCATCTCtaggtgcttcagggagtcacagtccAATTATGCCTCACTCTGGgaagccagcatttagtgcacattcaactCTTATCAGTGCACCATCACTCCAGAGTTATTACAGCGATTATCCGGCCCATTCGGGTCAACTtcaacttcagcagccacgacatcacgataggtgttatgagtgtgggaacattggtcacatcagaagGTATTaccctaggttggcgagtaacagatctcggtagGATTCCCTTGCCATTATGCCGCCATCGGTTGCTTCACTgcctgctcagccaactagaggtaggggtcagccagctagaggtggagttcaggccattagaggtggaggtgagactgttagaggtggagaccaaccagttagaggccgtcccagagatgcagttcagaatggtagggcccagccccaattttatgcttatCCAGCTAGGCCTAAGGTCGAGTcgtctgatgctgtgatcacaggtattattccagtttcccatagagatgcttcagttctatttgatccaggatctacttattcctatgtgtcttcctattttgcttcatatttggttgtgccttgtgattctctgagtgcttatgTATATGTATCTATAccagtgggagactctgttgtagtagatcatgtctatcgttcatctGTGGTTATTATCGGTAGTcctgagactagtgtggatcttctacttcttgatatggtagatttggATATCATCTTGGGGTATTgattgactgtcaccttatcatgctatattagattctcatgccaagacagtgaccctagacattccggggttacctcggttaaagtggaaaggaactcctggtcattctgccagcagggttatttcttatatgaaagctcagtgtatggtagagaaagggtg of Nicotiana tomentosiformis chromosome 7, ASM39032v3, whole genome shotgun sequence contains these proteins:
- the LOC138895457 gene encoding uncharacterized protein, encoding MPPSVASLPAQPTRGRGQPARGGVQAIRGGARPKVESSDAVITGIIPVSHRDASVLFDPGSTYSYVSSYFASYLVVPCDSLSAYVYVSIPVGDSVVVDHVYRSSVVIIGSPETSVDLLLLDMVDLDIILGY